In Sphingomonas sp. R1, a single genomic region encodes these proteins:
- a CDS encoding GNAT family N-acetyltransferase, translating into MGLLPVANDHLATIVTALEMRERPRPRPMPPSPFRLVHWPAPESEKYRALFRRVGGPWLWYSRLVMDEARLRAILEDPAVMVYAVVDRAGVELGMLELDFRTPATCELAYVGLVPEITGKGHGDWLMVQALAFAWRKDVGRVWVHTCTLDHPAALGFYRRHGFLPYQRTIETFPDPRLIGVLPRELAPHIPCLGPVAR; encoded by the coding sequence ATGGGGCTGCTGCCGGTCGCGAACGATCACCTCGCCACCATCGTCACCGCGCTGGAGATGCGCGAACGCCCCAGGCCCCGGCCGATGCCACCCTCGCCGTTCCGGCTGGTCCACTGGCCGGCACCGGAGAGCGAGAAGTATCGCGCGCTGTTCCGCCGGGTCGGCGGGCCATGGCTATGGTACTCGCGGCTGGTGATGGACGAGGCGCGGCTGCGCGCCATCCTCGAAGACCCGGCGGTGATGGTCTACGCGGTCGTGGATCGTGCGGGCGTCGAGCTGGGCATGCTCGAGCTGGATTTCCGTACCCCGGCAACCTGCGAGCTCGCCTATGTCGGACTCGTGCCGGAGATCACCGGCAAGGGCCATGGCGACTGGCTGATGGTGCAGGCGCTCGCCTTTGCCTGGCGCAAGGACGTGGGCCGGGTGTGGGTGCATACCTGCACGCTCGATCACCCGGCCGCGCTGGGCTTCTACCGCCGCCACGGCTTCCTGCCTTATCAGCGGACGATCGAAACCTTCCCCGATCCCCGCCTGATCGGCGTGCTACCGCGCGAGTTGGCCCCTCATATCCCCTGCCTGGGCCCGGTCGCGCGATAG
- the lipB gene encoding lipoyl(octanoyl) transferase LipB, with amino-acid sequence MHETIEWRVEPRPIDYAEAHAAMEARAAAVTARTAQELVWLLEHPPVYTAGTSADPAEMLDPRFPVHRTGRGGRYTYHGPGQRIGYVVLDLRERRRDVRNYVHAIEGWVIAALGECGIEAFRAPGRIGIWTLDQGVEAKIGAIGVRIRQWVTLHGFAINLDPDLTHFTGIVPCGIAEFPVTSAAKLGKPIAPDRFDAALDATFLPFLDALACAG; translated from the coding sequence ATGCACGAAACCATCGAATGGCGGGTCGAGCCCCGGCCGATCGACTATGCCGAGGCGCATGCCGCCATGGAAGCGCGCGCCGCGGCGGTCACCGCCCGCACCGCGCAGGAACTCGTCTGGCTGCTCGAACACCCGCCGGTCTATACCGCAGGCACCAGCGCAGACCCGGCCGAGATGCTGGATCCGCGCTTTCCCGTCCACCGTACCGGGCGCGGCGGGCGCTACACCTATCACGGCCCGGGCCAGCGCATCGGCTATGTCGTGCTCGACCTGCGCGAGCGGCGGCGCGACGTGCGCAACTATGTCCACGCGATCGAGGGCTGGGTGATCGCTGCGCTCGGCGAATGCGGGATCGAGGCGTTCCGCGCGCCGGGCCGGATCGGCATCTGGACGCTGGACCAGGGCGTTGAGGCCAAGATCGGCGCGATCGGGGTGCGAATCCGGCAATGGGTGACGCTGCACGGCTTCGCGATCAACCTCGATCCCGACCTGACCCATTTCACCGGCATCGTCCCTTGCGGAATCGCCGAGTTTCCGGTCACCAGCGCTGCCAAACTGGGCAAGCCGATTGCGCCGGACCGATTTGACGCCGCCCTCGACGCCACATTTTTGCCATTTTTGGACGCTCTGGCTTGCGCGGGATAA
- the queE gene encoding 7-carboxy-7-deazaguanine synthase → MSYAVKEMFLTLQGEGVNAGARAVFVRFAGCNLWSGREEDRASAVCRFCDTDFVGMDGLGGGRFEDAAALLDAVEGHWGAGREARFVVLTGGEPMLQVDDALVDELHARGFRIAIESNGTLPVHAGIDWVCISPKAGSVVVQRAGDELKLVWPQPGTDLEAIEGWDFSHFLIQPMDSPEAEANTRAAIALAMARPRWRLTLQTHKMLGLR, encoded by the coding sequence ATGAGCTACGCTGTCAAGGAAATGTTCCTCACCCTGCAGGGCGAGGGTGTGAATGCCGGCGCGCGGGCGGTGTTCGTCCGCTTCGCCGGGTGCAACCTCTGGTCCGGCCGCGAGGAAGATCGTGCGAGCGCCGTGTGCCGCTTCTGCGACACCGATTTTGTCGGGATGGACGGGCTGGGCGGCGGCCGCTTCGAGGACGCGGCAGCGCTGCTCGATGCGGTGGAGGGGCATTGGGGCGCCGGCCGCGAGGCACGCTTCGTGGTGCTCACCGGCGGCGAGCCGATGCTGCAGGTGGATGATGCGCTGGTCGACGAGCTCCACGCCCGCGGCTTCCGCATCGCGATCGAGAGCAACGGGACGTTGCCGGTGCATGCCGGCATCGACTGGGTGTGCATCAGCCCCAAGGCGGGTAGCGTGGTCGTCCAGCGGGCGGGCGACGAGCTCAAGCTGGTCTGGCCGCAGCCGGGCACGGATCTGGAGGCGATCGAGGGCTGGGATTTCTCCCACTTCCTGATCCAGCCGATGGACAGCCCCGAGGCGGAGGCCAATACCCGCGCCGCGATCGCGCTGGCGATGGCGCGGCCGCGCTGGCGCCTGACGCTGCAGACCCACAAGATGCTGGGCCTGCGCTGA
- the queC gene encoding 7-cyano-7-deazaguanine synthase QueC — MAPMTQSIAIALVSGGLDSMVSAARAREDGHRLLALSIDYNQRHKVELDAAAKIAAMLGAERHVVLPLDLRAFGGSALTADIDVPKTGVGSDIPVTYVPARNTIFLSLALGWAEAAGARDLYIGVNALDYSGYPDCRPEFIAGFEKLAELATKAGVEGQPFRIQAPLQSMSKADIVREAARLGLDAGMSWSCYDPTPEGLHCGLCDSCRLRSRGFEEAGLPDPTRYATRP, encoded by the coding sequence ATGGCCCCGATGACTCAAAGCATCGCCATCGCCCTGGTTTCGGGCGGACTCGATTCGATGGTGTCGGCCGCGCGTGCCCGCGAGGACGGCCATCGCCTGCTCGCGCTCTCCATCGACTATAATCAGCGCCACAAGGTGGAGCTGGACGCCGCCGCGAAGATCGCTGCCATGCTCGGCGCCGAGCGACATGTCGTCCTGCCGCTCGACCTGCGCGCCTTCGGCGGCTCCGCCCTCACCGCCGATATCGACGTGCCGAAGACCGGGGTCGGCAGCGACATTCCTGTCACCTATGTGCCGGCGCGCAACACCATCTTCCTCAGCCTCGCGCTCGGTTGGGCCGAGGCCGCGGGCGCACGGGACCTGTATATCGGCGTCAACGCGCTCGATTATTCGGGCTATCCCGATTGTCGCCCGGAATTCATCGCCGGGTTCGAGAAGCTCGCCGAACTCGCGACCAAGGCGGGCGTGGAGGGGCAGCCCTTCCGCATCCAGGCGCCGCTCCAGAGCATGAGCAAGGCCGACATCGTCCGCGAGGCGGCGCGGCTGGGGCTCGATGCGGGGATGAGCTGGTCCTGCTATGATCCCACGCCCGAGGGGCTGCATTGCGGGCTGTGCGACAGCTGCCGCCTGCGCTCGCGCGGGTTCGAGGAAGCGGGGCTGCCCGATCCGACCCGCTACGCCACCCGGCCATGA
- a CDS encoding Hsp33 family molecular chaperone HslO: protein MTHPVSAADLDRVTGFAIPERHVRGRVARLGPVLNEILSAHAYPAPIEKLLAEALTLTALLGSTLKDAEGQMTLQAQTQRGIVSLMVCDYKNGELRGYVQFDAKRLSQLGKNPSLSALFNGGYLAVTFDQALTNERYQGIVPLEGASIAEAAQSYFLQSEQIPTLVRLGVHKDKATGKVIAGGLFLQHLPEGEVGRERLHVRLDHPEWQHVEALGGTMGADELADAAIPLEGLVWRLFNEEAEVRMLAGHDLSRGCRCGADYIHQVLAKFPEEERAAMADEGGVIKVDCAFCSKQFPVALADFVPPSL, encoded by the coding sequence GTGACCCACCCCGTTTCCGCCGCCGATCTCGATCGCGTGACCGGCTTTGCCATTCCCGAGCGCCATGTCCGCGGCCGCGTCGCGCGGCTGGGGCCGGTGTTGAACGAGATCCTGTCGGCCCATGCCTATCCGGCGCCGATCGAGAAGCTGCTCGCCGAAGCGCTGACCCTCACCGCACTGCTCGGCAGCACGCTCAAGGATGCCGAAGGGCAGATGACGCTGCAGGCGCAGACCCAGCGCGGCATCGTCAGCCTGATGGTATGCGACTACAAGAACGGCGAGCTACGCGGCTATGTGCAGTTCGATGCCAAGCGGCTGAGCCAGCTCGGCAAGAATCCGTCGCTCTCGGCGCTGTTCAACGGCGGCTATCTGGCGGTGACCTTCGACCAGGCGCTCACCAACGAACGCTATCAGGGCATCGTGCCGCTGGAGGGCGCCTCGATCGCCGAGGCGGCGCAGAGCTATTTCCTCCAGTCGGAGCAGATCCCGACGCTGGTGCGGCTGGGCGTGCACAAGGACAAGGCGACCGGCAAGGTTATCGCCGGCGGCCTGTTCCTCCAGCATCTGCCCGAGGGCGAGGTGGGTCGCGAGCGGCTGCACGTGCGCCTCGACCATCCCGAATGGCAGCATGTCGAGGCGCTGGGCGGCACGATGGGCGCCGACGAGCTGGCCGATGCGGCGATTCCGCTGGAAGGGCTGGTGTGGCGGCTGTTCAACGAGGAGGCCGAAGTACGCATGCTCGCCGGGCATGATCTGTCGCGCGGCTGCCGCTGCGGGGCGGACTATATCCATCAGGTCCTCGCCAAATTCCCCGAGGAGGAGCGGGCGGCGATGGCCGACGAGGGCGGCGTGATCAAGGTCGATTGCGCCTTCTGCTCGAAGCAGTTCCCGGTAGCACTTGCCGATTTCGTTCCGCCGTCGTTGTAA
- the argF gene encoding ornithine carbamoyltransferase, whose product MTRHFIDLTDAGPDAIAAMLNDAMARKQARAGWPKGKADADAPLAGHVLAMIFEKNSTRTRVSFDMAIRQLGGTSIVMDAGSMQLGRGESIADTARVLSGYVDAIMIRTDDHQKVIDMATHATVPVINGLTDASHPCQIMADLLTILESGKALPGLKVAWLGDGNNVLASIMEAGGLMQFDVVAACPQGYQPTEADVARAKGRARVVGTAREAVEGADIIVTDTWISMGQAHAETKLKAMMPFQVDEALMAAAKPDARFLHCLPAHRGEEVTDAVIDGPQSLIWPEAENRLHAQKSVLRWCFGQL is encoded by the coding sequence ATGACCCGCCACTTTATCGATCTCACCGATGCCGGCCCCGACGCCATCGCGGCGATGCTGAACGACGCGATGGCACGCAAGCAGGCCCGCGCCGGCTGGCCCAAGGGCAAGGCCGATGCCGACGCCCCGCTTGCCGGCCATGTGCTTGCGATGATCTTCGAGAAGAACTCGACGCGCACGCGAGTGTCGTTCGACATGGCGATCCGCCAGCTCGGCGGCACCAGCATCGTGATGGATGCGGGCTCGATGCAACTCGGCCGCGGCGAGAGCATTGCGGACACCGCGCGCGTGCTTTCCGGCTATGTCGACGCGATCATGATCCGCACCGACGATCATCAGAAGGTGATCGACATGGCGACGCACGCGACGGTCCCGGTGATCAATGGCCTGACGGACGCCTCGCACCCCTGCCAGATCATGGCCGACCTGCTGACCATCCTCGAAAGCGGCAAGGCGCTCCCCGGCCTCAAGGTCGCGTGGCTGGGCGACGGCAACAACGTGCTCGCCTCGATCATGGAAGCCGGCGGGCTGATGCAGTTCGACGTCGTCGCCGCCTGCCCGCAGGGCTATCAGCCGACGGAGGCGGACGTGGCCCGCGCCAAGGGCCGTGCCCGCGTGGTGGGTACTGCGCGCGAGGCGGTGGAAGGCGCCGACATCATCGTCACCGATACCTGGATCTCGATGGGCCAAGCGCATGCCGAGACCAAGCTCAAGGCGATGATGCCCTTCCAGGTCGACGAGGCGCTGATGGCCGCCGCCAAGCCCGACGCCCGCTTCCTCCACTGCCTGCCCGCGCATCGCGGCGAGGAAGTGACCGACGCGGTGATCGACGGGCCGCAATCGCTGATCTGGCCCGAGGCGGAAAACCGCCTCCACGCGCAGAAGTCTGTGCTGCGCTGGTGCTTCGGCCAGCTCTAG
- a CDS encoding aspartate aminotransferase family protein: MTITALMPVYPRCDVRPVRGEGCYLIGERGERYLDFAAGIAVNALGHGHPHLVKAIADQAATLMHVSNLYGSPQGEALAQRIVDNSFADTVFFTNSGAEAIECAIKTARRYHHVNGNPQRHKLITFKNAFHGRTMGAISATDQAKMRDGFEPLAPGFDYVKFNDLEGALAKIDGETAGFLVETVQGEGGISAGTQEFIQGLRKAADEHGLLLVLDEVQCGYGRSGKMWAYEHYGIEPDILASAKGIGGGFPLGACLATEEAAKGMVFGTHGSTYGGNPLGMAAGQAVLDVMLADGFLENVTKMGERLRSSLEQLLPNHDHLFEEVRGLGLMLGIKLKPEAEARSFVAHLRDHHGLLTVAAGENVVRILPPLVIEEQHIAEAIEKLSAGARSFAVSAAA; encoded by the coding sequence ATGACCATCACCGCCCTCATGCCCGTCTACCCGCGGTGCGATGTGCGGCCGGTGCGAGGCGAGGGCTGCTATCTCATCGGCGAACGAGGGGAACGCTATCTCGATTTCGCCGCCGGCATCGCCGTCAACGCGCTCGGCCACGGCCATCCGCACCTGGTGAAAGCGATCGCAGACCAGGCGGCGACGCTCATGCACGTCTCGAACCTGTACGGCTCGCCTCAGGGTGAGGCGCTGGCGCAGCGCATCGTCGACAACAGCTTCGCCGACACCGTGTTCTTCACCAATTCGGGCGCCGAGGCGATCGAGTGCGCGATCAAGACCGCGCGCCGCTATCACCACGTCAACGGCAACCCGCAGCGCCACAAGCTGATCACCTTCAAGAACGCCTTCCATGGCCGCACCATGGGCGCGATCTCGGCGACCGATCAGGCGAAGATGCGCGACGGGTTCGAGCCGCTGGCGCCGGGCTTCGACTATGTGAAGTTCAACGATCTGGAGGGCGCGCTCGCCAAGATCGACGGCGAGACCGCCGGCTTCCTGGTCGAGACGGTGCAGGGCGAGGGCGGCATCAGCGCCGGCACCCAGGAATTTATCCAGGGGCTGCGCAAGGCCGCCGACGAACACGGCCTGCTGCTGGTGCTGGACGAGGTCCAGTGCGGCTATGGCCGCAGCGGCAAGATGTGGGCCTATGAGCATTACGGCATCGAGCCCGACATCCTCGCCTCGGCCAAGGGCATCGGCGGCGGCTTCCCGCTCGGCGCCTGCCTCGCCACCGAGGAAGCGGCCAAGGGCATGGTGTTCGGCACGCACGGCTCCACCTATGGCGGCAACCCGCTCGGGATGGCCGCCGGGCAGGCGGTGCTCGACGTGATGCTGGCGGACGGTTTCCTCGAGAACGTCACGAAGATGGGCGAGCGGCTGCGCAGCTCGCTCGAGCAGCTGCTGCCCAACCACGACCACCTGTTCGAGGAAGTCCGCGGCCTGGGCCTGATGCTCGGCATCAAGCTCAAGCCCGAGGCCGAGGCGCGCAGCTTCGTCGCGCATCTGCGCGATCATCACGGGCTGCTGACGGTGGCGGCGGGCGAGAATGTCGTCCGCATCCTGCCGCCGCTGGTGATCGAGGAACAGCACATCGCCGAGGCGATCGAGAAGCTGAGCGCCGGCGCGCGCAGCTTCGCGGTGTCCGCCGCGGCCTGA
- a CDS encoding patatin-like phospholipase family protein, with protein MKLLRCLALLAAAGLSLAGCSQPRPKPIAGCNYPMRPIDVTPAWQAQRGPVAVERALLGAASADPLAEALRARRTGKHRMMATPGEAASIEPDRFLALSGGGQHGAFGAGFFYGMASQGALPTWDIVTGVSTGSLQSTLLFLANQRVPGDRDYPAWVDGPMSGQEGATGFVVKPGTSNVGDLVLAYSILKEADLLRVRAGGAGLGAVLKGSSASFGPLRARLLKIMSLETLRLVAEEGAKNRRLLVGVSSLDDGRAYAIDLTALVAPMASRSLSVTDEARIQGCYVDALLASSSVPPGVPPVTLQSPERTEMYMDGGARFGMFLQPQLAAFDAAGPGGTAEITLMVNTSMNPGTWSGTAAPMQRWSAVTGALRAVDLLETQVYSFSAAQVEGLGLHYGWLRMAALVRAPGGELPDEHVFNGKTCAQWQAIDAQAKPMQFYPWYMACTADYGRSRGATQQWNQRVPTQP; from the coding sequence ATGAAATTGCTGCGTTGCCTTGCGCTGCTGGCCGCCGCGGGACTGTCGCTCGCAGGCTGTTCCCAGCCGCGACCCAAGCCGATCGCCGGCTGCAACTATCCGATGCGCCCGATCGACGTGACGCCGGCCTGGCAGGCACAGCGTGGGCCTGTCGCCGTCGAGCGCGCGCTGTTGGGGGCGGCCTCTGCCGATCCGCTGGCCGAGGCGCTGCGCGCGCGGCGCACGGGCAAGCACCGCATGATGGCGACGCCGGGGGAAGCGGCGAGCATCGAGCCCGATCGGTTCCTGGCGCTGAGCGGCGGCGGCCAGCACGGTGCGTTCGGCGCGGGCTTTTTCTACGGCATGGCCTCGCAGGGCGCGCTGCCGACCTGGGACATCGTCACCGGCGTCAGTACCGGATCGCTGCAAAGCACGCTGCTGTTCCTCGCCAACCAGCGCGTGCCGGGCGACCGCGACTATCCCGCCTGGGTCGATGGCCCGATGTCCGGCCAGGAAGGCGCAACGGGCTTCGTGGTGAAGCCGGGTACGTCGAACGTCGGCGATCTCGTGCTCGCCTATTCGATCCTGAAGGAGGCCGATCTGCTGCGCGTGCGCGCCGGCGGCGCCGGGCTGGGGGCGGTGCTGAAGGGATCGAGCGCGTCCTTCGGTCCGCTGCGCGCGCGGCTGCTCAAGATCATGAGCCTGGAGACGCTGCGCCTGGTGGCGGAGGAGGGCGCCAAGAATCGCCGGCTCCTCGTCGGCGTCAGCAGCCTCGACGATGGCCGGGCCTATGCGATCGACCTGACCGCGCTCGTCGCCCCGATGGCGTCGCGCAGCCTGTCGGTCACTGACGAGGCACGTATCCAGGGCTGCTATGTGGATGCGCTGCTCGCCTCGTCGTCGGTCCCGCCGGGCGTGCCGCCGGTGACGCTGCAGAGCCCCGAGCGGACCGAGATGTACATGGACGGCGGCGCCCGCTTCGGCATGTTCCTCCAGCCGCAACTCGCCGCGTTCGACGCTGCCGGACCGGGCGGCACGGCGGAGATCACGCTGATGGTCAACACCTCGATGAACCCCGGTACGTGGAGCGGCACCGCCGCGCCGATGCAGCGCTGGTCCGCGGTCACCGGGGCGCTGCGGGCCGTCGACCTGCTCGAGACGCAGGTCTACAGCTTCTCCGCGGCGCAGGTGGAAGGGCTGGGCCTGCATTATGGCTGGCTGCGCATGGCCGCGCTGGTCCGTGCCCCGGGCGGCGAACTGCCGGACGAACACGTCTTCAACGGCAAGACATGTGCCCAGTGGCAGGCGATCGACGCCCAGGCCAAGCCGATGCAATTCTATCCCTGGTACATGGCCTGCACCGCCGATTACGGCCGCAGCCGCGGCGCCACCCAGCAATGGAACCAGCGCGTACCGACCCAGCCGTAA